One genomic window of Bradyrhizobium sp. CCGE-LA001 includes the following:
- a CDS encoding efflux RND transporter periplasmic adaptor subunit produces the protein MAINLTRRPKLGATLFGIFALAAVAFGLWSELLGSVKPVEAAAQSASSQAAVRIPVTSFEVKKSDFPVHIYGLGVVSPFKTVTVRSRVDGQITKVFFKQGQMVREGDPLLQIDQRPFTAALEQAVAKKAQDEASLRNDQLNLERFQKLAKQQFETQQNLDTQQALVDQMTAQVKGDQAAIDNAQTNLGYTSIKAPISGRMGFRLVDPGNIVHAADTTGIVTIAQLQPIAVQFTEPEDQLQAIAKAFEAGEVPVEALSSDGARTLSHGRLAIMDNSVNQATGTIGLKARFDNKDNALWPGLSVNTRMLVDTLKQVVVVPQDGVQHGPSGLFAYVIGDNGKVSVRPIKVGESGDANAVVAEGLNVGDRIVVAGQSRLFEGALVDEKPLVAAAAPMTDASAAANQAEVGKAGSAD, from the coding sequence ATGGCGATCAATCTGACAAGGCGACCGAAGCTCGGCGCTACGCTGTTTGGAATCTTTGCACTGGCCGCGGTGGCCTTTGGCTTGTGGTCCGAGCTCCTCGGCAGCGTCAAGCCGGTCGAAGCGGCCGCTCAAAGCGCTTCCAGTCAGGCTGCTGTCAGGATTCCCGTGACCTCTTTCGAGGTGAAGAAGAGCGACTTTCCTGTGCACATCTACGGTCTTGGGGTCGTCTCACCGTTCAAGACGGTGACGGTCAGAAGCCGTGTCGATGGTCAGATCACGAAGGTGTTCTTCAAGCAGGGACAGATGGTGAGGGAGGGCGATCCGCTTCTGCAGATCGATCAACGCCCTTTCACCGCGGCTCTGGAGCAGGCCGTAGCGAAGAAGGCACAAGACGAGGCCAGCCTGAGGAACGACCAGTTGAACCTGGAGCGATTTCAGAAGCTCGCGAAACAACAATTCGAGACCCAGCAAAATCTCGATACCCAGCAGGCGCTGGTCGATCAGATGACCGCGCAGGTGAAGGGCGACCAGGCCGCCATCGACAACGCGCAGACCAATCTCGGTTACACCTCCATCAAGGCGCCGATCAGCGGACGCATGGGCTTCCGGCTGGTCGATCCCGGCAACATCGTGCATGCGGCGGATACGACGGGCATCGTCACCATCGCCCAGCTGCAGCCGATCGCCGTGCAGTTCACGGAACCGGAAGACCAGTTGCAGGCCATCGCCAAGGCCTTTGAAGCCGGCGAGGTGCCCGTCGAGGCGCTGTCATCGGACGGAGCGCGGACATTGTCGCACGGCAGGCTCGCGATCATGGACAATTCGGTGAACCAGGCGACCGGGACCATCGGTCTGAAAGCGCGTTTCGACAACAAGGACAACGCGCTGTGGCCCGGCCTGTCCGTCAACACGCGGATGCTGGTCGACACGCTCAAGCAGGTCGTCGTCGTGCCGCAGGACGGCGTGCAGCACGGGCCGTCCGGCCTGTTCGCATATGTGATCGGCGACAATGGCAAGGTCAGCGTCAGGCCGATCAAGGTCGGTGAGAGCGGCGATGCGAATGCCGTGGTGGCCGAAGGCTTGAACGTTGGCGACAGGATCGTGGTGGCCGGGCAGTCGCGCTTGTTCGAAGGCGCCCTGGTGGACGAAAAGCCGCTGGTCGCTGCGGCCGCGCCGATGACGGATGCGAGCGCCGCCGCAAACCAGGCCGAGGT
- a CDS encoding amidohydrolase translates to MTPELHQKLTQWRQHLHAHPELSLQEKATAAFVQDRLTELGIPFVASIGGHGIVATLTRGHAMRRVGLRADMDALPILEDTGLPYASTTAGVMHACGHDGHTASLLGAAALLASDTDWSGTVDFIFQPAEEGFGGSRAMVAAGLFDRFPMERVFGFHNWPGLAAGTIAVHDGVVMASGGRITITIEGHAGHAGMPHLTRDPVVAAGHLIVALQSITSRGVDPLDTAVLSLCTIEGGTAPNQIAGRVTLRGTLRYHRDAVKDIIFDGIERTCAGIATSFGVKVTPEIVWGVGVVVNTPAEAELARIAAERVQAPVRRDLAPSMAGEDFAFYLQQRPGAFVWIGNGELRDGAELHGPRYDFNDAILPVASGWMAEVAKTALTSN, encoded by the coding sequence TTGACCCCCGAGTTGCACCAGAAACTGACCCAGTGGCGCCAGCACCTGCATGCGCATCCCGAGCTGTCGCTGCAGGAAAAAGCTACCGCCGCTTTCGTGCAGGACAGGCTCACCGAGCTCGGCATTCCCTTCGTGGCGAGCATCGGCGGGCACGGCATCGTCGCGACGTTGACGCGCGGGCATGCGATGAGGCGGGTCGGCCTGCGCGCCGACATGGATGCGCTGCCGATCCTTGAGGATACCGGCCTGCCCTACGCCTCGACGACAGCAGGCGTGATGCACGCCTGCGGCCATGACGGGCACACGGCTTCGCTGCTCGGCGCAGCAGCGCTGCTCGCCAGCGATACCGACTGGAGCGGCACGGTCGACTTCATCTTCCAGCCGGCTGAGGAAGGCTTTGGCGGCTCGCGCGCCATGGTCGCGGCCGGGCTGTTCGATCGCTTCCCGATGGAGCGGGTGTTCGGCTTTCACAACTGGCCCGGCCTCGCCGCCGGCACCATCGCGGTGCATGACGGCGTCGTCATGGCCTCGGGCGGGCGCATCACCATCACCATCGAGGGTCATGCCGGGCACGCCGGCATGCCGCATCTGACGCGTGACCCAGTGGTGGCGGCCGGCCATCTGATCGTGGCGCTGCAATCGATCACCTCGCGCGGCGTCGATCCGCTCGACACCGCCGTGCTCTCGCTGTGCACGATCGAAGGCGGCACCGCGCCGAATCAGATCGCCGGGCGAGTGACCCTCCGCGGCACGCTGCGGTACCATCGCGACGCGGTGAAGGACATCATCTTCGACGGGATCGAGCGCACCTGCGCGGGGATTGCGACCAGCTTCGGCGTCAAGGTCACGCCCGAGATCGTCTGGGGCGTAGGTGTGGTGGTCAATACGCCGGCCGAAGCGGAACTCGCCCGCATCGCCGCGGAGAGGGTGCAGGCTCCGGTGCGTCGCGACCTCGCGCCCAGCATGGCCGGTGAGGATTTCGCGTTCTATCTCCAGCAGCGGCCCGGCGCCTTCGTCTGGATAGGCAACGGCGAGTTGCGCGATGGCGCCGAGCTGCACGGCCCACGCTATGATTTCAATGACGCGATCCTGCCGGTGGCATCGGGCTGGATGGCCGAGGTCGCCAAGACGGCGCTGACGTCGAACTAG
- a CDS encoding mandelate racemase/muconate lactonizing enzyme family protein, with amino-acid sequence MPRIENIETGLYRIPLPVTLSDSTHGEITAFELITCRIRDADGAEGVGYTYTVGRNGGATADILKREIAPLVEGREAEDTEAIWHHVWWALHYGGRGGPTVLALSALDIALWDLKARRAKLPLYRLLGGFDSRVPCYAGGIDLDLSVDALLKQTDGNLAKGFRAIKMKVGRPDLKVDVAKVSAMRQHLGDGFPLMADANMKWTVEEAIRAARAFVPYDLTWLEEPIIPDDVAGHARIMQAGGVPIAAGENLRSLWEFKNYIASGAVSYPEPDVTNCGGVSAFMKIARLAEAFNLPVTSHGAHDITVHLLAACPNRSYLEAHGFGLDTYIEHPLVLKDGMALAPDRPGHGISFDWAGLAKLAG; translated from the coding sequence ATGCCACGCATCGAGAATATCGAGACCGGACTCTATCGGATCCCCCTCCCCGTCACGCTCTCCGATAGCACCCATGGCGAGATCACCGCATTCGAGCTGATCACCTGTCGCATCCGTGATGCCGACGGCGCCGAAGGCGTTGGCTATACGTACACGGTGGGCCGCAACGGCGGGGCGACTGCCGACATCCTCAAGCGCGAGATCGCGCCGCTGGTGGAAGGGCGCGAGGCCGAGGACACCGAAGCGATCTGGCATCACGTCTGGTGGGCGCTGCATTATGGCGGGCGCGGCGGGCCGACCGTGCTGGCGCTCTCCGCGCTCGACATCGCGCTGTGGGACCTGAAGGCGCGGCGCGCCAAGCTGCCGCTGTACCGCCTGCTCGGCGGGTTCGATTCGCGCGTGCCATGCTATGCCGGCGGCATCGACCTCGATCTCTCGGTCGATGCGCTGCTCAAGCAGACCGACGGCAATCTCGCCAAGGGATTTCGCGCCATCAAGATGAAAGTCGGCCGGCCCGATTTGAAAGTGGACGTCGCGAAAGTCTCCGCGATGCGGCAGCATCTCGGCGACGGTTTTCCGCTGATGGCGGATGCCAACATGAAGTGGACGGTGGAGGAGGCCATTCGGGCCGCCCGTGCCTTCGTCCCCTACGACCTCACCTGGCTCGAGGAGCCGATCATTCCCGACGATGTCGCGGGCCACGCACGCATCATGCAGGCCGGCGGCGTGCCGATCGCGGCGGGGGAGAATCTGCGCTCGCTGTGGGAGTTCAAGAACTACATTGCCAGCGGCGCGGTGTCCTATCCCGAGCCCGACGTCACCAATTGCGGCGGCGTCAGCGCCTTCATGAAGATCGCGCGGTTGGCGGAGGCCTTCAACCTGCCCGTCACCAGCCACGGCGCGCACGACATCACCGTGCACCTGCTCGCGGCCTGCCCGAACCGGTCGTATCTGGAGGCGCATGGGTTTGGGCTGGACACATATATCGAGCATCCCCTGGTGCTGAAGGACGGCATGGCGCTTGCGCCGGACCGCCCGGGCCATGGCATCAGTTTTGACTGGGCCGGCTTGGCGAAGCTGGCGGGATAG
- a CDS encoding DUF72 domain-containing protein translates to MARVLIGTSGWHYDSWRGPFFPEGLPLKQQLRYYADQFDTTELNGVFYRTPTPEAVTGWREQTDRDFVFAWKASKFITHWKRLSDRSVNSLELLEDRISRLGGKIGPILFQLPPQFEANADRLASFFKLLSRKRRYSFEFRHPSWYQPRILRMLAEENISLCLSDHHDAPSPWKRTADFVYVRGHGPGGRYHGHYTKATLTQWARRIKSWKRQGCDVYVYFDNDQKSAAPADARALKQLL, encoded by the coding sequence ATGGCGCGCGTTCTGATCGGCACCTCCGGCTGGCACTACGATTCCTGGCGGGGCCCGTTCTTCCCTGAAGGCCTGCCGCTGAAGCAGCAGCTGCGTTACTACGCTGACCAGTTCGACACCACCGAACTGAACGGCGTGTTCTACCGCACGCCGACGCCGGAGGCGGTGACGGGATGGCGGGAGCAGACCGACCGCGACTTCGTTTTCGCCTGGAAGGCGTCGAAATTCATCACGCATTGGAAGCGCCTGTCGGATCGCTCCGTCAACAGCCTCGAGCTGCTGGAGGATCGCATCTCGCGGCTCGGCGGCAAGATCGGCCCGATCCTGTTCCAGCTGCCGCCGCAATTCGAGGCGAACGCCGACCGGCTCGCCTCGTTCTTCAAGCTGCTGTCGAGGAAACGGCGTTACAGCTTCGAATTCCGGCATCCGAGCTGGTATCAGCCGCGCATCCTGCGAATGCTGGCCGAGGAGAACATCTCGCTGTGCCTGTCCGACCATCACGATGCGCCCTCGCCCTGGAAGCGCACGGCGGATTTCGTCTATGTGCGCGGGCATGGCCCGGGCGGGCGCTATCACGGGCACTACACCAAGGCCACGCTCACGCAATGGGCGCGGCGCATCAAGTCGTGGAAGCGGCAGGGCTGCGACGTCTATGTCTATTTCGACAACGACCAGAAGAGCGCAGCGCCGGCCGATGCACGGGCGTTGAAGCAATTGCTGTGA
- a CDS encoding M20/M25/M40 family metallo-hydrolase, producing MPVDTKAATDRLMRFLSVEGVTGQEAAIGRELTAALKESGVPAKAIRLDDANSRIPVPTETGNLIVDLPGRGALHNQPRIMFMTHMDTVPLCAGAKPKKSGRKIVNEAKTALGGDNRCGCGVLVTLAAELEKQKLDHPPITLLFCVREESGLYGARHVKLDELGSPVMAFNYDGGSASNVVIGAVGADRWTVEIFGRASHAGVAPERGISSTMIMALALAEVKAGGWFGKVVKGKGASARQGTSNVGPVTGGEGRPAGDATNVVTDYVHVRGESRSHDGKFFKEITKAYKAAFEKAAKKVTNAQGKSGKVKFKAETDYYPFRMKESLPVVKRAIEAVSAVGGTPNVRAANGGLDANWMVRHGIPTVTFGAGQNEAHTIDEWINLDEYDRACALAVQLATMR from the coding sequence ATGCCTGTCGACACCAAAGCTGCCACCGATCGCCTCATGCGCTTCCTGTCCGTGGAAGGCGTCACCGGACAGGAGGCGGCGATCGGGCGTGAGCTCACGGCCGCGCTGAAGGAGAGCGGCGTGCCGGCGAAGGCGATCCGGCTCGACGATGCCAACAGCCGCATTCCCGTGCCGACCGAGACCGGCAACCTCATCGTCGACCTGCCCGGCCGCGGCGCGCTGCACAACCAGCCGCGCATCATGTTCATGACCCATATGGACACCGTGCCGCTCTGCGCCGGCGCCAAGCCGAAGAAATCCGGCCGCAAGATCGTCAATGAAGCGAAGACTGCGCTCGGCGGCGACAATCGCTGCGGCTGCGGCGTGCTGGTGACGTTGGCCGCCGAGCTCGAAAAGCAGAAGCTCGACCATCCGCCGATCACGCTGCTGTTCTGCGTGCGCGAGGAGAGCGGGCTCTACGGCGCGCGCCATGTCAAGCTGGACGAGCTCGGCTCGCCGGTGATGGCCTTCAACTATGACGGCGGCTCGGCCTCCAACGTCGTCATCGGCGCGGTCGGCGCCGATCGCTGGACCGTCGAGATCTTCGGCCGCGCCTCGCATGCCGGCGTCGCGCCCGAGCGCGGCATCTCCTCGACCATGATCATGGCGCTCGCGCTCGCCGAGGTGAAGGCCGGCGGCTGGTTCGGCAAGGTGGTGAAGGGCAAGGGCGCGAGCGCGCGGCAAGGCACCAGCAATGTCGGCCCCGTCACCGGCGGCGAAGGCCGCCCGGCGGGCGATGCCACCAATGTGGTCACCGATTACGTGCATGTGCGCGGCGAGAGCCGCAGCCATGACGGAAAATTCTTCAAGGAGATCACCAAGGCCTACAAGGCCGCGTTCGAGAAGGCGGCCAAGAAGGTGACCAACGCGCAAGGCAAGTCCGGCAAGGTCAAGTTCAAGGCCGAGACCGACTATTATCCGTTCCGCATGAAGGAGAGCCTGCCCGTGGTCAAACGTGCGATCGAGGCGGTGTCTGCCGTGGGCGGCACTCCGAACGTGCGCGCCGCCAATGGCGGCCTCGACGCCAATTGGATGGTCCGCCACGGCATTCCGACGGTGACCTTCGGCGCCGGCCAGAACGAGGCGCACACGATCGACGAGTGGATCAACCTCGACGAATACGACCGCGCCTGTGCGCTGGCGGTGCAGCTCGCGACGATGCGGTGA